AAATGTAAGACATAAGTATCTTAAGATTGTGAGAGAGTCAAAAGATAGTGCGCATATCAGTGAAGACCTTGAAAAAAGATACGAACAAGAAATTGACAAAATAACCCACGAGTATATTGAAAAGATTGATAGTTTGACAAAAAGTAAAGAAAAAGAAATAATGGAAGTTTAGGATGAACTTTAAAGAAATTATTGAAAAGATTGATAAGAATAAGCTTCCAAAGCATATCGGTATAATAATGGATGGGAACGGAAGATGGGCTAGAATTAGAGGACTACCAAGAGTTGAGGGACACAAAGAAGGCTTAAAAGCACTAGAAAACCTACTTGAATTCAATAGATATTTGAGAGTAGAATACATAACTGTTTATGCGTTTTCAAAGGAAAACTGGCATAGAGACAAGGATGAAGTTGATTTTCTTATGTCAATGGCTCTAAAGGTTTTGAGAGATAAGATAGATGAGTTTAAGAGCAAAGGCATAAGGTTCATACATATAGGAGATACTGAAGGTATATCCCCTGAACTTGTTGAAATGATAAAAATTCTCGAAGATGCTACAAAGGGTGGTGACCTATACACATTGTGTGCTGCTTTTAACTACAGTGGTAGATATGAAATACTAAATGCTTTTAGAAGAATGATTACTGATTTTAGAGATGGTAAGATTGATGAAAATAGCATAAACGAGAGTATAATATCAAACTATATCTACCATCCCGAGATACCTGACATTGACCTCGTTATAAGGACAAGCGGTGAGCAGAGGATAAGTAATTTCATGCTATGGAGAGTTGCATATTCTGAGTTATACTTCACTGATGTTCTTTGGCCAGAC
The Spirochaetota bacterium genome window above contains:
- the uppS gene encoding polyprenyl diphosphate synthase, whose product is MNFKEIIEKIDKNKLPKHIGIIMDGNGRWARIRGLPRVEGHKEGLKALENLLEFNRYLRVEYITVYAFSKENWHRDKDEVDFLMSMALKVLRDKIDEFKSKGIRFIHIGDTEGISPELVEMIKILEDATKGGDLYTLCAAFNYSGRYEILNAFRRMITDFRDGKIDENSINESIISNYIYHPEIPDIDLVIRTSGEQRISNFMLWRVAYSELYFTDVLWPDFTPDHFVKAIIDYQSRERRFGRV